A part of Aquibium oceanicum genomic DNA contains:
- the addA gene encoding double-strand break repair helicase AddA, whose product MKKTYFIPEETVRNQARASDPLNSAWVSAHAGSGKTHVLSLRVVRLLLDGADPARILCLTYTKAAAANMATRVFRDLGRWATLDEESLAREIAAIEGRQPDPNKTALARQLFARALETPGGLKIQTIHAFCEAVLHRFPLEANIAGHFEMLDSQMEQALVAEARRDLLSGASAGEDGSLAEAFAFVLQAGGEAGLDGLLAEIVGKRDTLRAFIDALGGAPAGFADLFEEFGFSGTETEEDVASAAWPDGFFTADLARRINERGRASGKVNAQNFAAQLTSACSSPDLVTGLIAARDVFLKAKRAGEWEPKSHKNVLARGVGEYFPEFAAEHERISQALTTVCDRLSTFRMLEATRSALVIADWLIARYERLKSARGFLDFNDLITRTVRLLSRQDVGPWIHYKLDQGIDHILVDEAQDTSPDQWRVVAGLTDEFFTGAGARGSVHRTVFAVGDEKQSIYSFQGAEPEAFDRHGRLFSEKVRGADAGFERVRLTHSFRSTEDVLSAVDLVFSSEEARQGLTHDPEPLEHKAIRAGEPGVVELWDQIEPEQVEEPDDWTQSIDHASAPAVRLAEIVAGTIHGWLSNGERIDGRGRLIKPGDVLVLVRKRDRFIHALSRSLKNRQIPVAGADRLNLGTHIAVQDLIALGRFVLLPHDDLSLASLLKSPVFGRTEDDLFAIASNRSSKTSLWDALRARAAEGENWKEVVSLLERWRVEADTKPVFEFYAAILGRDGVRRKMIRRLGHEAGEILDEFQNFCLSAEKTGVADLETFLSTLENAGPDIKREMDQTRDEVRIMTVHASKGLEAPVVFLVDAGSAPFSDSHLPRLLPFRSQKGLWTGSGFVWRSSSDNANRASRAISDAIGEKAKQEYRRLLYVGMTRAEDRLVVCGYRGVRQPDPGIWHSLVANGFAHTPVEQFHHPLADLQVRRYRVTAPSTTASAEEEAKQETAAEAMPPALSQPLPQARALPRPLAPSGASVLISDDEEAAPSTASPVLDTAAAPSFAIERGTAIHRLLQSLPGMPLLEREAAALRYLARAGRTWEEGDRLAAWRSVERVLDDPSFAPVFAPGSRAEVGLMGTIDVGGRLRAVSGKIDRLAVTEDEVLIVDYKTNRPPPSAVEAVPDAYVAQLAIYRALLVPLYPGRRVTAALLFTEGPHLVTLPAELLDQTLVRLTGA is encoded by the coding sequence ATGAAGAAGACCTACTTCATTCCCGAAGAGACGGTGCGCAACCAGGCGCGGGCCTCCGATCCTCTGAACTCCGCCTGGGTCTCCGCCCATGCCGGCTCGGGCAAGACGCACGTCCTGTCCCTACGCGTCGTGCGCCTGTTGCTCGACGGCGCCGATCCGGCCCGCATCCTGTGCCTCACCTACACCAAGGCCGCCGCCGCCAACATGGCCACCCGTGTCTTCCGCGACCTCGGCCGCTGGGCGACGTTGGACGAGGAGAGCCTTGCCCGCGAGATCGCGGCGATCGAGGGCCGTCAGCCGGACCCGAACAAGACGGCGCTGGCGCGGCAGCTCTTCGCGCGCGCGCTCGAAACGCCGGGCGGCCTCAAGATCCAGACCATCCACGCCTTCTGCGAGGCGGTGCTGCACCGCTTCCCGCTGGAGGCGAACATCGCCGGCCATTTCGAGATGCTCGACAGCCAGATGGAGCAGGCGCTGGTGGCGGAGGCCCGCCGCGACCTCCTGTCCGGCGCCTCCGCCGGCGAGGACGGCTCGCTCGCCGAGGCCTTCGCCTTCGTGCTCCAGGCCGGCGGCGAGGCCGGCCTCGACGGGCTTCTGGCCGAGATTGTCGGCAAGCGCGACACGCTGCGCGCCTTCATCGATGCCCTCGGCGGTGCGCCGGCGGGCTTCGCCGACCTGTTCGAGGAGTTCGGCTTTTCGGGCACGGAAACGGAGGAGGATGTCGCCAGCGCCGCCTGGCCCGACGGCTTCTTCACCGCCGATCTCGCCCGCCGCATCAACGAGCGGGGACGCGCGTCGGGAAAGGTCAACGCCCAGAACTTCGCCGCGCAGCTCACCTCGGCCTGTTCCAGCCCCGATCTCGTCACCGGCCTGATCGCTGCGCGCGACGTCTTCCTGAAAGCGAAGCGCGCGGGCGAATGGGAGCCGAAGTCCCACAAGAACGTCCTGGCGCGCGGCGTCGGCGAGTATTTTCCGGAGTTCGCCGCCGAACACGAGCGGATATCGCAGGCGCTGACGACGGTCTGCGACCGGCTTTCGACCTTCCGCATGCTCGAGGCGACGCGTTCCGCGCTCGTCATCGCCGACTGGCTCATCGCCCGCTACGAGCGACTGAAAAGCGCGCGCGGCTTCCTCGACTTCAACGACCTGATCACGCGCACCGTGCGCCTTCTGTCGCGCCAGGACGTTGGCCCGTGGATCCACTACAAGCTCGACCAAGGCATCGACCACATCCTGGTCGACGAGGCGCAGGACACGAGCCCCGACCAGTGGCGGGTGGTCGCCGGTTTGACCGACGAGTTCTTCACCGGCGCCGGCGCGCGCGGCAGCGTCCATCGCACCGTCTTCGCGGTGGGCGACGAGAAACAGTCGATCTATTCCTTCCAGGGCGCCGAGCCGGAGGCCTTCGATCGCCACGGACGGCTGTTCTCGGAAAAGGTCCGCGGCGCCGATGCCGGTTTCGAACGCGTCCGGCTGACCCACTCCTTCCGTTCGACCGAGGACGTTCTTTCCGCCGTCGACCTCGTCTTTTCCTCCGAGGAGGCGCGGCAGGGGCTGACGCACGATCCCGAGCCGCTGGAGCACAAGGCGATCCGCGCCGGCGAACCGGGCGTGGTCGAACTGTGGGACCAGATCGAGCCGGAGCAGGTCGAGGAACCGGACGACTGGACCCAGTCGATCGACCATGCCTCCGCGCCCGCCGTGCGGCTTGCCGAGATCGTCGCCGGCACCATCCATGGCTGGCTCAGCAATGGCGAACGCATCGACGGCAGGGGACGCCTTATCAAGCCTGGCGACGTCCTGGTCCTGGTGCGCAAGCGCGATCGCTTCATCCATGCGCTCTCGCGCAGCCTCAAGAACCGCCAGATCCCTGTCGCCGGCGCCGACCGGCTGAACCTCGGAACACATATCGCGGTGCAGGACCTGATCGCGCTCGGCCGCTTCGTGCTCCTGCCGCACGACGACCTGTCGCTGGCATCGCTCCTGAAGAGCCCGGTCTTCGGCCGCACGGAGGACGATCTCTTCGCCATTGCCTCGAACCGGTCTTCGAAGACCTCGCTGTGGGACGCGCTGCGCGCTCGCGCTGCGGAGGGCGAGAACTGGAAGGAGGTCGTGTCCCTGCTCGAGCGCTGGCGCGTCGAGGCGGACACGAAGCCCGTCTTCGAGTTCTACGCCGCCATCCTCGGCCGCGACGGCGTGCGCCGCAAAATGATCCGTCGCCTCGGCCACGAGGCCGGCGAGATCCTCGACGAATTCCAGAATTTTTGCCTCTCTGCCGAAAAGACCGGCGTCGCCGACCTCGAGACCTTTCTCTCCACGCTGGAAAACGCCGGTCCGGACATCAAGCGCGAGATGGACCAGACGCGCGACGAAGTCCGCATCATGACGGTCCACGCCTCGAAGGGGCTGGAAGCGCCGGTCGTCTTCCTCGTCGATGCCGGCAGCGCGCCGTTTTCAGACAGCCACCTGCCGCGCCTCCTGCCTTTCCGCTCGCAGAAGGGGCTGTGGACCGGCAGCGGCTTCGTCTGGCGCAGCTCCTCTGACAACGCCAACCGCGCCTCGCGCGCCATCTCCGACGCGATCGGGGAGAAGGCGAAGCAGGAATACCGGCGGCTCCTCTATGTCGGCATGACCCGCGCCGAGGACCGGCTGGTCGTTTGCGGCTATCGCGGCGTGCGGCAGCCCGATCCCGGCATCTGGCACAGCCTGGTGGCGAACGGTTTCGCCCACACCCCGGTCGAACAGTTCCACCATCCGCTGGCCGACCTGCAGGTGCGCCGCTACCGCGTCACCGCTCCTTCCACCACGGCGTCCGCCGAGGAGGAAGCAAAGCAGGAGACTGCGGCGGAAGCCATGCCGCCGGCGCTCTCCCAGCCCTTGCCGCAGGCCCGCGCTCTGCCGCGTCCGCTGGCGCCGTCCGGCGCCTCGGTGCTGATTTCCGACGACGAGGAGGCGGCGCCCTCCACCGCCTCACCTGTGCTCGACACGGCCGCCGCGCCCTCCTTCGCCATTGAGCGCGGTACGGCGATCCACCGGCTGCTGCAATCGCTTCCCGGGATGCCGCTGCTGGAGCGCGAGGCCGCTGCCCTGCGCTATCTCGCGCGCGCCGGCCGGACCTGGGAGGAGGGCGATCGTCTCGCGGCGTGGCGCTCGGTCGAGCGCGTGCTGGACGATCCTTCGTTCGCGCCGGTCTTCGCGCCCGGCTCGCGCGCCGAGGTCGGGCTGATGGGCACGATCGACGTCGGCGGCCGCCTGCGCGCCGTCTCGGGCAAGATCGACCGCCTCGCGGTAACGGAAGACGAGGTGCTGATCGTCGACTACAAGACCAACCGCCCGCCGCCCTCCGCGGTGGAGGCGGTTCCGGACGCCTATGTCGCCCAGCTCGCCATCTACCGGGCGCTGCTCGTGCCGCTCTATCCGGGGCGGCGCGTGACGGCCGCGCTGCTCTTCACCGAAGGCCCGCACCTGGTCACGCTGCCCGCCGAGCTGCTGGACCAGACCCTTGTCCGACTCACGGGGGCGTGA
- a CDS encoding methyltransferase family protein has protein sequence MHSQDLPGGAAADAASPASTPGLANYQRWRRYVLAALVVVIFGALLFGQSLFPPETPVHETVEMVGILLIFLGIVGRLWSTLYIGSRKSAELVSGGPYSVTRNPLYVFSTLAAAGVGAQMGSISALFLFALICAGAFHIVILREERYLSQVLGAPYEAYCRRVPRFIPDVSLYDEGDTGRFVPRLLKTTLFDGLVFLVAMPVFELIDAGQMSGVLPVLFRLP, from the coding sequence ATGCATTCCCAGGATCTGCCAGGCGGGGCGGCGGCGGACGCCGCCTCTCCAGCCTCGACGCCGGGCCTTGCGAACTACCAGCGGTGGCGGCGCTACGTGCTGGCGGCGCTGGTGGTGGTCATCTTCGGCGCGCTGCTGTTCGGCCAGTCGCTGTTTCCGCCGGAAACGCCGGTTCACGAGACCGTGGAGATGGTCGGCATCCTGCTCATCTTCCTCGGCATCGTCGGGCGGCTGTGGTCGACGCTCTACATCGGCAGCCGCAAGTCGGCGGAGCTGGTTTCGGGCGGACCCTATTCGGTGACCCGCAACCCGCTCTACGTGTTCTCGACGCTGGCGGCGGCGGGCGTCGGCGCGCAGATGGGCAGCATTTCGGCGCTCTTCCTCTTCGCGCTGATCTGCGCGGGCGCCTTCCACATCGTCATCCTGCGCGAAGAGCGCTACCTCTCGCAGGTGCTGGGCGCGCCATACGAGGCCTATTGCCGGCGGGTGCCGCGCTTCATCCCCGACGTCTCGCTCTACGACGAGGGCGACACGGGGCGCTTCGTGCCGCGGCTTTTGAAGACCACGCTGTTCGACGGACTGGTCTTTCTCGTGGCCATGCCCGTGTTCGAGCTGATCGACGCGGGGCAGATGTCGGGCGTGCTGCCGGTGCTGTTCCGGCTGCCGTAG
- the addB gene encoding double-strand break repair protein AddB has translation MSTPSAPRVFSIPPGVPFLPTLVDAFLKGDLVPGFVFDGDPLRLADATIYVPTRRAARELRAIFATRMGGSAILSVIRPLGDFDEDAILFEGHSAAELELAPPIAPMERLLALAPLVQAWKRRLPSHVAAMFEEDIVVPASFADSIWLARDLAALMDEIETEGVEWSGLASLVDRDLAAWWQVTLEFLSIVTDAWPKLLEELDRSNPAAHRGAMIRAEAERMLRSPPAGPVIAAGSTGSIPATARLLAAIARLPQGAVVLPGLDRTLDADAWKVIGESSQPGSAFGHPQYGLKKLLATIGLLRDDVVELGTPSPALAGRGIVVGEALRPAETTERWLETRVEVERAVADGALSGVSLIEAANEREEAIAVAVALREAITGEGSHVALVTSDRELARRVSAELARFGIVADDSGGTLLSRTLPGQLLTQMLDAVFAPGDPVPLLALLKHPLFRMGHRRAEIRRLVELTELVALRGGTGRPDIATLASDFLDRHDGFETDPRKPFWWDRLGEDDVGAVARLLISLADALQPLIELRGRDEALMADLAAATIAGLETIGRGEDGSLAGLYAGDAGEGLVAFLRNLVAACGDTVVAPAEWPAILGALISAETVKPSAGSDPRVSIWGTLEARLQSADLLVIGGLNEGTWPRKAEADRFMSRMMKTGIELEPPERRIGLAAHDFVMAMGTERVVLSRAARAGDAPAVASRWLQRLLTVVGADETAALKRRGERYIGWARQLDDGEDVPFAPRPNPKPPLDARPKRFSVTEIERLRRDPYAIYARRILDLHAMEPLVRDPGAAERGTLFHEILHRFTASGVDPNADDARDRLVEIARACFDEIALPVDVEAVWWPRFMAMAPHLVGFERERAPGLLARHAEDRAQATPIGATGVTLSGYADRIDSRPSGLADIIDYKTGTSPSKGQAHTLLAPQLALEGALLKRGAFGGAGKAEPADLLYVRLKANGEVVPESILEFKRTFRSAGELSDEAWERLEKLIAHYGNPETGYLSRALPFREGDTSGDYDHLARVLEWSAGADGPDAGDAGE, from the coding sequence ATGAGCACGCCGTCGGCGCCCCGGGTCTTCTCGATCCCGCCCGGCGTTCCGTTCCTGCCGACCCTGGTGGATGCGTTCCTGAAGGGCGATCTCGTGCCGGGCTTCGTCTTCGACGGCGATCCGCTGAGGCTCGCCGACGCGACGATCTACGTTCCGACGCGCCGCGCCGCGCGTGAACTGCGCGCCATCTTCGCCACCCGCATGGGCGGCTCGGCCATCCTCTCGGTGATCCGCCCGCTCGGCGATTTCGACGAGGACGCGATCCTGTTCGAAGGACACTCCGCCGCCGAGCTGGAGCTTGCCCCGCCGATCGCGCCGATGGAGCGGCTGCTCGCCCTCGCACCGCTGGTACAAGCCTGGAAACGCCGGCTGCCCTCCCACGTCGCCGCGATGTTCGAGGAGGACATCGTCGTCCCCGCCTCCTTCGCCGATTCCATCTGGCTGGCGCGCGACCTCGCCGCCCTGATGGACGAGATCGAGACCGAAGGCGTCGAGTGGTCCGGCCTCGCCTCGTTGGTCGACCGCGACCTCGCCGCCTGGTGGCAGGTCACGCTGGAGTTCCTGTCGATCGTCACCGATGCCTGGCCGAAGCTGCTGGAGGAACTCGACCGGTCGAACCCGGCCGCCCATCGCGGCGCGATGATCCGCGCCGAGGCCGAACGGATGCTGCGCAGCCCGCCGGCCGGCCCGGTCATCGCCGCCGGCTCCACCGGCTCCATCCCGGCCACCGCGCGGCTGCTCGCGGCCATCGCGCGCCTGCCGCAAGGCGCGGTGGTCCTGCCCGGCCTCGACCGCACGCTCGACGCCGACGCCTGGAAGGTGATCGGCGAAAGCAGCCAGCCCGGCTCCGCCTTCGGCCATCCGCAGTACGGCCTGAAGAAGCTCCTCGCCACCATCGGCCTCCTGCGCGACGACGTCGTCGAACTCGGCACGCCTTCCCCGGCTTTGGCGGGCAGGGGCATCGTCGTCGGCGAGGCCCTGCGTCCCGCCGAAACGACCGAACGCTGGCTCGAGACGCGCGTCGAGGTGGAGCGCGCGGTGGCGGACGGTGCCCTGTCGGGCGTCTCGCTCATAGAAGCGGCCAACGAGCGTGAGGAGGCGATCGCCGTGGCGGTCGCCCTGCGCGAGGCGATCACCGGCGAAGGCAGCCACGTGGCGCTGGTCACCAGCGACCGGGAACTCGCCCGCCGTGTCTCGGCCGAACTCGCCCGCTTCGGCATCGTCGCCGACGATTCCGGCGGCACGCTCCTGTCGCGGACGCTGCCCGGTCAGTTGCTGACCCAGATGCTAGACGCGGTCTTTGCGCCCGGCGATCCGGTACCGCTGCTCGCCCTCCTGAAGCACCCGCTGTTCCGCATGGGCCACCGGCGCGCCGAAATCCGCCGCCTCGTGGAACTCACCGAACTCGTGGCGCTGCGCGGTGGCACCGGGCGGCCCGACATCGCCACCCTTGCCAGCGATTTCCTCGACCGTCACGACGGCTTCGAGACCGATCCGAGAAAGCCCTTCTGGTGGGACCGCCTGGGCGAAGACGACGTCGGAGCGGTCGCGAGGCTGCTGATCTCGCTTGCCGATGCGCTGCAGCCGCTGATCGAACTCCGCGGCCGCGACGAGGCGCTGATGGCCGATCTCGCCGCCGCGACAATTGCCGGTCTGGAAACGATCGGACGGGGCGAGGACGGCAGCCTGGCCGGGCTCTATGCGGGCGACGCGGGCGAGGGCCTCGTCGCCTTCCTGCGCAACCTGGTGGCGGCCTGCGGCGACACCGTCGTCGCGCCCGCCGAATGGCCGGCCATCCTCGGCGCGCTGATCTCGGCGGAGACCGTCAAGCCGTCCGCGGGCAGCGATCCGCGCGTGTCGATCTGGGGCACGCTGGAGGCGCGGCTGCAAAGCGCCGACCTTCTGGTGATCGGCGGCCTCAACGAAGGCACCTGGCCGCGCAAGGCCGAGGCCGACCGCTTCATGTCGCGCATGATGAAGACCGGCATCGAGCTCGAACCGCCCGAACGCCGCATCGGGCTCGCCGCGCACGACTTCGTCATGGCCATGGGCACCGAGCGCGTGGTGCTCAGCCGCGCCGCGCGTGCCGGCGACGCGCCCGCCGTCGCCTCGCGCTGGCTCCAGCGGCTCCTGACGGTCGTCGGTGCGGACGAAACCGCGGCGTTGAAGCGCCGCGGCGAGCGCTACATCGGCTGGGCGCGCCAGCTCGACGACGGCGAGGACGTGCCCTTCGCCCCGCGTCCCAATCCGAAGCCGCCGCTCGATGCGCGGCCGAAAAGATTCTCGGTCACGGAGATCGAGAGGCTGCGCCGCGATCCCTACGCGATCTACGCAAGGCGCATTCTCGACCTTCACGCCATGGAGCCGCTGGTGCGCGATCCCGGCGCCGCCGAGCGCGGAACGCTGTTCCACGAGATCCTGCACCGCTTCACCGCCTCCGGCGTCGATCCCAACGCCGACGATGCGCGGGATCGCCTGGTCGAGATCGCACGCGCCTGTTTCGACGAGATCGCGCTGCCCGTGGACGTCGAGGCTGTCTGGTGGCCGCGCTTCATGGCCATGGCGCCGCATCTGGTCGGCTTCGAGCGCGAGCGGGCGCCGGGCCTGCTCGCCCGCCATGCCGAGGACCGCGCCCAGGCGACGCCCATCGGCGCCACCGGCGTGACGCTCTCGGGCTATGCCGACCGCATCGACAGCCGCCCCTCCGGACTGGCGGACATCATCGACTACAAGACCGGTACCTCGCCGTCCAAGGGGCAGGCCCACACGCTGCTCGCGCCGCAGCTGGCGCTCGAAGGCGCGCTCCTGAAGCGCGGCGCCTTCGGTGGCGCCGGCAAGGCCGAGCCCGCCGACCTCCTCTATGTCCGGCTGAAGGCCAATGGCGAGGTGGTTCCCGAATCCATCCTGGAGTTCAAGCGCACCTTCCGCTCCGCCGGCGAACTCTCCGACGAAGCCTGGGAACGGCTGGAGAAGCTGATCGCACACTACGGCAATCCCGAAACCGGCTACCTGTCGCGCGCACTCCCCTTCCGCGAGGGCGACACCAGCGGCGACTACGACCATCTGGCCCGCGTGCTCGAATGGTCGGCCGGCGCCGACGGCCCCGATGCGGGGGATGCCGGCGAATGA
- the rplT gene encoding 50S ribosomal protein L20 — protein MARVKRGVTSHAKHKKVLAQAKGFYGRRKNTIRIAKQAVEKSLQYAYRDRKNRKRNFRALWIQRINAAVREHGLTYARFMDGLHKAGIEIDRKVLSDMAIHEPQAFAALVAQAKDSLAYLKDGNPNEFEAAVA, from the coding sequence ATGGCACGCGTCAAGAGGGGCGTAACGTCCCACGCCAAGCACAAGAAGGTTCTTGCCCAGGCGAAGGGCTTTTACGGCCGCCGCAAGAACACCATCCGCATCGCCAAGCAGGCGGTGGAAAAGTCGCTGCAGTACGCCTACCGCGACCGCAAGAACCGCAAGCGTAACTTCCGCGCCCTGTGGATCCAGCGCATCAACGCCGCGGTCCGCGAGCACGGCCTCACCTATGCCCGCTTCATGGACGGGCTGCACAAGGCCGGCATCGAGATCGACCGCAAGGTCCTGTCCGACATGGCCATCCACGAGCCGCAGGCCTTCGCCGCACTGGTTGCCCAGGCGAAGGACTCGCTGGCCTATCTCAAGGACGGCAATCCGAACGAGTTCGAAGCGGCCGTCGCTTAA
- a CDS encoding type II toxin-antitoxin system prevent-host-death family antitoxin, protein MTTTVSASEVQRRFGRVHDAAMKEPVEIQNHGRTTAYLVSADTFREMWNCYRRSFLVGDLTDEDMRDIAAAKVPEDMDWEPDDSPRDDGSPTSSR, encoded by the coding sequence ATGACGACCACCGTTTCCGCTTCGGAAGTGCAGCGCCGGTTCGGCCGGGTGCACGACGCGGCGATGAAGGAGCCTGTCGAGATCCAGAATCATGGGCGCACGACGGCGTATCTGGTCTCGGCCGACACGTTCAGGGAGATGTGGAACTGCTATCGGCGCTCGTTCCTCGTCGGCGACCTCACCGACGAGGACATGCGGGACATTGCCGCCGCCAAGGTTCCCGAAGACATGGATTGGGAGCCGGATGACTCTCCCCGGGACGATGGTTCGCCTACCTCATCGCGATGA
- a CDS encoding type II toxin-antitoxin system PemK/MazF family toxin, whose translation MRLPDRVEPGLVLKYGYLWSDEAESGREDGRKDRPAVVVLRREIVRNTLMVTVAAMTHSPPRAGQRPVMVPPAVKQRLGLDEQASWIVTHELNTFVWPGPDLRPIGRLPGSADDRCFYGYIPNSLLRKIVQGIADNRAEQRFKLVKRSFEGP comes from the coding sequence ATGAGACTTCCCGATCGCGTCGAACCCGGCCTCGTGCTGAAATACGGGTATCTGTGGTCCGACGAGGCTGAAAGCGGACGCGAGGACGGGAGGAAGGATCGTCCGGCGGTCGTGGTCCTCCGGCGCGAGATCGTGAGGAATACCCTGATGGTGACGGTGGCGGCGATGACGCATTCGCCGCCTCGCGCCGGGCAGCGGCCGGTCATGGTGCCGCCAGCCGTCAAGCAGCGGCTCGGACTGGACGAGCAGGCATCCTGGATCGTCACCCACGAACTCAACACGTTCGTCTGGCCGGGTCCCGATCTCAGGCCGATCGGCAGGCTTCCCGGATCGGCTGACGATCGCTGCTTCTACGGCTACATCCCCAACTCTCTCCTGCGAAAAATCGTTCAGGGCATTGCAGACAATCGCGCAGAGCAGCGGTTCAAGCTGGTGAAGAGGTCATTCGAAGGGCCTTGA
- the infC gene encoding translation initiation factor IF-3, translating into MRRPHKAAAPVKEGPRANSEIRAARVQLIDSDGSNRGVVAIQEALQIAEDLGLDLVEISPNAEPPVCKITDLGKLKYQSQKKAAEARKNQKVIEIKEIKMRPNIDTHDYETKMKAVRRFFDEGDKVKLTLRFRGREMAHMELGMQLLNKVREETAEIAKVEAEPKLEGRQMMMVLAPR; encoded by the coding sequence ATTCGCAGACCGCACAAAGCCGCAGCGCCCGTGAAGGAAGGGCCGCGCGCCAACAGCGAGATCCGGGCAGCCCGGGTTCAGCTCATCGATTCCGACGGTTCCAATCGCGGCGTCGTCGCCATCCAGGAAGCATTGCAGATCGCGGAGGACCTGGGGCTCGACCTCGTCGAGATTTCCCCCAATGCGGAGCCGCCCGTCTGCAAGATCACCGATCTCGGCAAACTGAAGTATCAGAGCCAGAAGAAGGCGGCCGAGGCGCGCAAGAACCAGAAGGTCATCGAGATCAAAGAGATCAAGATGCGCCCGAACATCGACACCCACGACTACGAGACCAAGATGAAGGCGGTGCGCCGCTTCTTCGACGAGGGCGACAAGGTGAAGCTCACCCTGCGCTTCCGCGGTCGCGAGATGGCGCACATGGAACTCGGCATGCAGCTCCTGAACAAGGTGCGCGAGGAGACGGCCGAGATCGCCAAGGTCGAAGCCGAGCCGAAGCTCGAAGGCCGCCAGATGATGATGGTGCTGGCCCCGCGCTAG
- the trxA gene encoding thioredoxin, producing MSTVKADKNTFQAEVLDAAEPVVVDFWAEWCGPCKMIAPSLDEISTEMAGKVKVAKVNIDENPEIAAQYGIRSIPTLMIFKGGEVADMKVGAAPKTALSAWIGGNLA from the coding sequence ATGTCCACCGTCAAAGCCGACAAGAATACCTTCCAGGCCGAAGTGCTCGACGCAGCCGAGCCGGTGGTCGTCGATTTCTGGGCCGAATGGTGCGGCCCCTGCAAGATGATCGCGCCGTCGCTCGACGAGATCTCCACCGAGATGGCCGGCAAGGTGAAGGTCGCCAAGGTCAACATCGACGAGAACCCCGAGATCGCCGCCCAGTACGGCATCCGCTCGATCCCGACGCTGATGATCTTCAAGGGCGGCGAAGTCGCCGACATGAAAGTCGGGGCAGCCCCCAAGACGGCGCTCTCCGCCTGGATCGGCGGCAACCTCGCCTGA
- the rpmI gene encoding 50S ribosomal protein L35 — protein MPKMKTKSSAKKRFKITATGKVLSAAAGKRHGMIKRSNKFIRDARGTMVLHEADAKKVVKNFLPNGGGI, from the coding sequence ATGCCCAAGATGAAGACCAAGTCTTCCGCCAAGAAGCGGTTCAAGATCACGGCGACCGGCAAGGTCCTGTCGGCCGCGGCCGGCAAGCGCCACGGCATGATCAAGCGTTCCAACAAGTTCATCCGCGACGCCCGCGGCACCATGGTCCTCCACGAGGCCGATGCCAAGAAGGTCGTGAAGAACTTCCTGCCCAACGGCGGCGGCATCTGA
- the pheS gene encoding phenylalanine--tRNA ligase subunit alpha, which yields MTELTTLENSLLAEIAAAGDEAAIEAVRISALGKKGSVSERLKMLGSMSPEERQTMGPAINGLKNRVTEALTARKAELRDAAIEARLASEKVDVTLPVRQAPAERGRIHPISQVIDEIAAIFGDLGFAIAEGPDIETDYYNFTALNFPEGHPAREMHDTFFFQPDETGERKLLRTHTSPVQIRTMENQKPPIRIVIPGKTYRQDSDATHSPMFHQLEGLVIDRTANVANMKWVLEEFCKAFFEVPKVDMRFRPSFFPFTEPSLEVDIQCDRSRPGEVRFGEGKDWMEILGCGMVHPNVLRMSGLDPDEFQGFAWGMGIDRIAMLKYGMPDLRAFFDADVRWLQHYGFRPLDLPTLFGGLSS from the coding sequence ATGACGGAACTGACCACGCTGGAAAACTCCCTGCTGGCCGAGATCGCGGCGGCGGGCGACGAGGCGGCGATCGAAGCGGTGCGCATTTCGGCGCTGGGCAAGAAGGGCTCGGTCTCGGAGCGCCTGAAGATGCTGGGCTCCATGTCGCCGGAAGAGCGGCAGACCATGGGGCCGGCGATCAACGGGCTGAAGAACCGCGTCACCGAGGCGCTCACGGCCCGCAAGGCGGAGTTGCGCGACGCGGCGATCGAGGCGCGGCTCGCGTCGGAGAAAGTCGACGTGACGCTGCCGGTGCGGCAGGCTCCGGCCGAACGCGGCCGCATCCACCCGATCAGCCAGGTGATCGACGAGATCGCCGCGATCTTCGGCGACCTGGGCTTCGCGATCGCGGAAGGTCCCGACATCGAGACCGACTACTACAATTTCACCGCGCTGAACTTCCCCGAGGGGCACCCGGCGCGCGAGATGCACGACACGTTCTTCTTCCAGCCGGACGAGACGGGAGAGCGCAAGCTGCTGCGCACCCACACCTCGCCGGTGCAGATCCGCACCATGGAGAACCAGAAGCCGCCGATCCGCATCGTCATCCCCGGCAAGACCTACCGGCAGGATTCGGACGCGACGCACTCGCCGATGTTCCACCAGCTGGAAGGCCTGGTCATCGACAGGACGGCCAACGTCGCCAACATGAAGTGGGTGCTGGAGGAGTTCTGCAAGGCCTTCTTCGAGGTGCCCAAGGTCGACATGCGCTTCCGCCCGTCCTTCTTCCCCTTCACCGAGCCCTCGCTGGAGGTCGACATCCAGTGCGACCGCTCGCGGCCGGGCGAAGTGCGCTTCGGCGAAGGCAAGGACTGGATGGAGATTCTGGGCTGCGGCATGGTGCACCCCAACGTGCTGCGGATGTCGGGCCTCGATCCGGACGAATTCCAGGGCTTCGCCTGGGGCATGGGCATCGACCGCATCGCCATGCTGAAATACGGCATGCCGGACCTCCGCGCCTTCTTCGACGCGGATGTGAGGTGGCTGCAGCACTACGGTTTCCGGCCGCTGGATCTGCCGACGCTGTTCGGGGGGTTGAGCAGCTGA